In a genomic window of Spiroplasma melliferum:
- a CDS encoding Spiroplasmavirus-related protein: MSNLLSESVNNDNWNKIFSFIFDTFLFVFDVIWNTKLPMTNITIAYFLIFFMIIKLSIYAIHGTSTNYNDLGSTVKSGVINSSKLYGATVRGVSSTKQGLQKHIKERKQFKVSRNKQQLSSLARQAKTREQGFKRIHTTKRIKK, encoded by the coding sequence ATGAGTAATTTATTAAGTGAAAGCGTTAATAACGATAATTGAAATAAGATTTTTAGTTTTATTTTTGATACTTTTTTATTTGTTTTTGATGTAATTTGAAATACTAAATTGCCAATGACAAATATAACAATTGCTTATTTTTTAATCTTTTTTATGATTATTAAATTATCTATTTATGCAATTCACGGAACATCAACTAATTATAACGATTTAGGTTCAACGGTTAAAAGTGGTGTTATTAATAGTTCTAAACTATACGGTGCTACTGTTCGGGGTGTTTCTAGTACTAAACAAGGTTTACAAAAACATATTAAAGAACGAAAACAATTTAAAGTTAGTCGCAATAAACAACAGTTATCAAGTTTAGCAAGACAAGCAAAAACAAGAGAACAAGGGTTTAAAAGAATTCATACTACTAAACGAATAAAAAAATAA
- a CDS encoding Spiroplasmavirus-related protein, giving the protein MRKFTFFLINFCYISGSMILFSLIDLLLWIISLNYTGLVFWLLFALQCVYFVWWVWKNIFYQLNVFRLVYFIWDNPLSVIIGKLGTGKTLLLTFLSQVMKLLTNKIYSNYPIEDDAIKLLTFNNLDFTDRTKLVPPDDSLILFDESFLYIDGTSPHEVKKVHGGKSVWIVLARHFKNRAIFTVQREGMMWNNIRHLASGIIIPISLKKPVKSKLGNIFNRSFVMRIGIFQDITDYEIWKTKSVERTAEGKRAKHKSDVGLGIRFFKIIIPLEFANKYDSHWLSFVRDLKNDEVINKKEYFWKDISKLNNKQRLELFDIDILKENLKAKKGKGKIKNE; this is encoded by the coding sequence ATGAGAAAGTTTACATTTTTTTTAATAAACTTTTGTTATATTAGTGGTTCAATGATTTTGTTTAGTTTAATTGATTTATTACTTTGAATAATTTCATTAAATTATACTGGTTTAGTATTTTGACTATTATTTGCCTTACAATGTGTTTATTTTGTTTGGTGAGTTTGAAAAAATATTTTTTATCAGTTAAATGTTTTTCGTTTAGTTTACTTTATTTGAGATAATCCATTATCAGTAATTATTGGTAAATTAGGAACTGGTAAAACATTGCTTTTAACTTTTCTATCACAAGTTATGAAACTTTTAACAAATAAAATTTATAGTAATTATCCAATTGAAGATGATGCAATAAAACTTTTAACTTTTAATAATTTAGATTTTACTGATAGAACTAAATTAGTTCCCCCTGATGATAGTTTAATTTTGTTTGATGAAAGTTTTTTATATATTGATGGAACTAGTCCCCACGAAGTTAAAAAAGTTCATGGTGGTAAAAGTGTGTGGATTGTTTTAGCGAGACATTTTAAAAATAGAGCGATTTTTACCGTACAGCGTGAGGGTATGATGTGAAATAATATTCGTCATTTAGCAAGTGGTATTATTATTCCGATTTCATTGAAAAAACCCGTTAAATCAAAATTAGGTAATATTTTTAATCGTAGTTTTGTTATGCGAATTGGTATTTTCCAAGATATTACAGATTATGAAATTTGAAAAACAAAATCAGTAGAACGAACAGCAGAAGGTAAACGAGCAAAACATAAATCGGATGTTGGTTTGGGAATTCGGTTTTTTAAGATAATTATTCCGCTTGAATTTGCTAATAAATACGATAGTCATTGATTAAGTTTTGTTCGTGATTTGAAAAACGATGAGGTTATTAATAAAAAAGAATACTTTTGAAAAGATATATCAAAATTAAACAATAAACAACGCTTAGAATTGTTTGATATTGATATTTTGAAAGAAAATTTAAAAGCAAAAAAAGGGAAAGGAAAGATAAAAAATGAGTAA
- a CDS encoding signal recognition particle: MIGDFLANRLKKSIEKNMKKSTLTTDAITETMREIRLALLEADVNNEVVKDFIKAVETKARGEYILDGLNSTQMMVKIVHEELVNIFGKTAKELSFASKPTIIMMVGLQGSGKTTTTGKIAKLVEKKYHKKPLLVACDIYRPAAIEQLKTIGKNLNIEVFERGTQNPITTAQQAITYAKDNKNDVILIDTAGRLHIDAELMQELKEIKNNITPDEILLVVDGMTGQDIINVATEFNQLLKLTGVVVTKLDGDARGGAALSITHLTKLPITFIGTGEGMSNLQIFYPDRMADRILGMGDVQTLVEKAKDVLDERDIKKTMNRMMMGQFDLQDLLNQMRQISKMGKMGGIMKLLPGMPKLSDEKIADAERKLKITEVLLSSMTVKERREPRLLKHLSRKNRILKGSGRTEKEYNELINQFEKTKKQVDEIARQIKSGRMPNIPGMGGLSGMGFN; encoded by the coding sequence ATGATTGGAGATTTTTTAGCGAATCGATTGAAAAAATCAATTGAAAAAAATATGAAAAAATCAACTTTAACAACTGATGCCATTACTGAAACAATGCGTGAAATTCGCTTAGCATTATTAGAGGCGGATGTGAATAATGAAGTAGTTAAAGATTTTATTAAAGCTGTTGAAACTAAAGCTCGTGGTGAATATATTCTTGATGGATTAAATTCAACACAAATGATGGTAAAAATTGTGCATGAAGAATTAGTTAATATATTTGGAAAAACAGCCAAAGAATTATCGTTTGCTTCAAAACCAACAATTATAATGATGGTTGGTTTACAAGGAAGTGGTAAAACAACCACAACGGGGAAAATTGCTAAGTTAGTTGAAAAGAAATATCACAAAAAACCGTTATTAGTTGCTTGTGATATTTATCGACCAGCAGCGATTGAACAATTAAAAACAATTGGGAAAAATTTAAATATTGAAGTTTTTGAGCGCGGAACGCAAAACCCAATAACAACTGCGCAACAAGCAATTACTTATGCAAAAGATAATAAAAATGATGTTATCTTAATTGATACAGCTGGACGTTTACACATTGATGCTGAGTTAATGCAAGAATTAAAAGAAATTAAAAATAATATTACCCCAGATGAAATTCTTCTAGTTGTTGATGGAATGACAGGGCAAGACATTATTAATGTTGCAACTGAATTTAATCAGTTATTAAAATTAACAGGAGTAGTTGTTACAAAATTAGATGGTGATGCTCGTGGTGGGGCTGCTTTGTCAATTACACATTTGACAAAATTACCAATTACTTTTATCGGAACTGGAGAAGGAATGAGTAATTTACAAATCTTTTATCCTGATCGAATGGCTGATCGAATTTTAGGAATGGGAGATGTTCAAACCTTAGTTGAAAAAGCAAAAGATGTGTTAGATGAACGTGATATCAAAAAAACAATGAATCGAATGATGATGGGACAGTTTGATTTGCAAGATTTATTAAACCAAATGCGTCAAATTTCAAAAATGGGTAAAATGGGCGGAATTATGAAATTGTTACCTGGAATGCCAAAACTAAGTGATGAAAAGATTGCTGATGCTGAACGAAAATTAAAAATAACTGAGGTATTGTTATCATCAATGACAGTGAAAGAACGCCGTGAACCACGGTTATTAAAACATTTATCACGAAAAAATCGCATTTTAAAAGGCTCAGGACGAACTGAAAAAGAATATAATGAGTTAATTAATCAATTTGAGAAAACAAAAAAACAAGTTGATGAAATTGCTCGTCAAATTAAATCAGGGCGTATGCCAAATATTCCTGGTATGGGTGGTTTAAGCGGAATGGGTTTTAATTAA
- a CDS encoding Spiroplasmavirus-related protein, translating into MQNDWEKLKEFFIYVFLFIDKTNVEAITTWNLTQNEYLTLMVGIWIVILFLTWFLLWMIFKIVGYFK; encoded by the coding sequence ATGCAAAATGATTGAGAAAAATTAAAAGAGTTTTTTATTTATGTCTTTTTGTTTATAGATAAAACAAATGTTGAAGCTATTACAACTTGAAATTTAACACAAAATGAATATTTAACTTTAATGGTTGGTATTTGAATTGTTATTTTGTTTTTAACTTGGTTCTTATTGTGAATGATTTTTAAAATAGTTGGTTATTTTAAATAA
- a CDS encoding ribosome recycling factor produces the protein MSQEVINQTKEKMEKVIVSFENELIKIRTGRANPNMLSHIMIDYYGTLTPIQQLANIMVPEARQLVIKPYDRSIINLILTAINKADLGLTPSSEADLIRLNIPPLTEERRKMLVKEMWKASEQFKVAIRNERRDSNEHLKKDSDLTEDDKKYYEGEVQKLTDQFIKKIDEKATLKEKELMEV, from the coding sequence ATGTCACAAGAAGTTATTAACCAAACAAAAGAAAAGATGGAAAAAGTAATCGTTTCATTTGAAAATGAATTAATTAAAATTCGTACTGGTCGTGCAAATCCAAATATGTTATCACATATTATGATTGATTATTATGGAACGCTAACGCCAATCCAACAATTGGCTAATATTATGGTGCCAGAAGCACGACAATTAGTTATTAAGCCATATGATCGTTCAATTATTAATTTAATTCTAACAGCGATTAATAAAGCAGATTTAGGTTTAACACCAAGCTCAGAAGCGGATTTAATTCGGTTAAACATTCCTCCGCTAACTGAAGAACGTCGTAAAATGCTGGTTAAGGAAATGTGAAAAGCAAGTGAACAGTTTAAAGTAGCAATTCGTAATGAGCGACGAGATAGTAATGAACATCTTAAAAAAGATTCTGATTTAACTGAAGATGATAAAAAATACTATGAAGGGGAAGTACAAAAATTGACTGACCAATTTATTAAAAAAATTGATGAAAAGGCAACCTTAAAAGAAAAAGAACTAATGGAAGTTTAA
- a CDS encoding phosphatidate cytidylyltransferase, translating into MMNNQEDNVLVNENETSTEEHNLTNNVSKNKEHKGMFQKKYVARHITFYSLLVFLSLYLFTGAIATEWHNNVPHIEIANYVFIGINAVILGLVNYEILRLVGGTKWPIYTQIITYLLIIFLFLFPVESIANEYGGIGAINYPFYTLLNWNWLKPWIIFVIYLCAIFGYYCLVFSSKEITFGKMTLVLIFTLYLTFALKAMNKFMLNPAYGWSSVVWLALIIILTDTFAFVGGVTYGKHKLAPTISPNKTWEGAVTGTILAAGIAITYAILMFHFATSNHWVFNFFSNDNDKNVMRYVIYILLAFVLSILSQLGDLSFSWIKRRYNIKDFSNLLPGHGGVLDRLDSFSLVFFVMFIISNIVLQR; encoded by the coding sequence ATGATGAACAATCAGGAAGATAATGTTCTTGTGAATGAAAATGAAACATCGACAGAAGAGCACAATTTAACAAATAACGTATCAAAAAATAAGGAACATAAAGGAATGTTTCAAAAAAAATATGTTGCTCGTCATATTACATTTTATTCGTTATTAGTTTTTTTAAGTTTATATTTATTCACAGGAGCAATCGCAACAGAATGGCATAATAATGTTCCACATATTGAAATTGCTAATTATGTTTTTATTGGAATTAATGCTGTTATTTTAGGCTTAGTTAACTATGAAATTTTGCGATTAGTTGGGGGAACAAAGTGACCAATTTATACGCAAATTATTACATATTTATTGATAATTTTTTTATTTTTGTTTCCAGTTGAATCAATCGCAAATGAATATGGTGGAATTGGAGCAATTAATTATCCGTTTTATACGTTATTAAATTGAAATTGATTAAAACCTTGAATTATCTTTGTTATTTATTTATGTGCTATTTTTGGATATTATTGTTTAGTATTTAGTTCAAAAGAAATTACTTTTGGTAAAATGACATTAGTTTTAATTTTTACCTTATATTTAACTTTTGCTTTAAAAGCAATGAATAAATTTATGTTAAATCCTGCCTATGGTTGAAGTAGCGTGGTTTGATTAGCATTAATTATTATTTTAACTGATACTTTTGCTTTTGTTGGAGGTGTTACTTATGGAAAGCATAAATTAGCGCCAACAATATCTCCAAACAAAACATGAGAAGGAGCTGTGACAGGAACAATCTTAGCAGCAGGAATTGCAATTACTTATGCAATTTTAATGTTTCATTTTGCAACTAGTAACCATTGGGTTTTTAACTTTTTCTCAAATGATAATGATAAAAATGTCATGCGTTATGTAATTTATATTTTATTAGCATTTGTATTAAGTATTTTATCACAATTGGGTGATTTATCATTTTCTTGAATTAAACGTCGTTATAATATTAAAGATTTTAGCAATTTATTACCTGGGCATGGTGGTGTTTTAGATCGTTTGGATTCATTTTCATTAGTCTTTTTTGTAATGTTTATCATTTCCAATATAGTATTACAACGATAA
- a CDS encoding Spiroplasmavirus-related protein, producing MNLLTETVTKIGFGDGMNSIWTGLGNAMGKVKDAVYGILPQLMTFLGDAWIILIPFGLFIIIKILNFFRHMVKGF from the coding sequence ATGAATTTATTAACTGAAACAGTTACAAAAATCGGTTTTGGTGATGGAATGAATTCTATTTGAACTGGTTTAGGTAATGCAATGGGTAAAGTAAAAGATGCTGTATATGGTATTTTACCGCAATTAATGACCTTTTTAGGCGATGCGTGAATTATTTTAATTCCATTTGGATTATTTATTATCATTAAGATATTAAACTTTTTCCGTCATATGGTTAAAGGATTTTAA
- a CDS encoding uridylate kinase, with amino-acid sequence MALQYKRVLLKLSGEALGNSDDLYDAKKIYDIAKQIVKLQKEGLQIAIVVGGGNIWRGNRADTIKMNPISADYMGMLATVMNALALEAVLKNEGSQNVVVTSKIQVPEVASPYLFKKAKAALEKGAIVIMAGGTGQPKFTTDTAATIRAIEIDADVMLMAKNGVDGIYDKDPRHNADAVRFDNISLNELQKKQLKVMDLTASSLAMEDDVKIVVFDINEPDNIYKAAHGNARSTIVTGGKK; translated from the coding sequence ATGGCATTACAATATAAGCGAGTTTTACTAAAATTATCTGGTGAAGCATTGGGCAATTCTGATGATTTATATGATGCGAAAAAAATTTATGATATTGCAAAACAAATTGTTAAATTGCAAAAAGAAGGATTACAAATTGCTATTGTTGTTGGTGGTGGTAATATTTGACGCGGTAATCGTGCTGATACAATCAAAATGAATCCAATTAGTGCAGATTATATGGGGATGCTAGCAACGGTAATGAATGCCTTAGCATTAGAAGCTGTATTAAAGAATGAAGGTAGTCAAAATGTTGTCGTAACTTCAAAAATTCAAGTTCCTGAAGTTGCTTCACCATATTTATTTAAAAAAGCAAAAGCTGCTTTAGAAAAAGGGGCAATTGTTATTATGGCTGGGGGAACTGGTCAACCAAAGTTTACAACTGATACAGCAGCAACAATTAGAGCAATTGAAATTGATGCCGATGTTATGCTAATGGCAAAAAATGGGGTTGATGGGATTTATGATAAAGATCCTCGCCACAATGCCGATGCAGTTCGCTTCGATAATATTAGTTTAAATGAATTACAAAAAAAACAATTAAAAGTAATGGATTTAACAGCATCTAGTTTAGCAATGGAAGATGATGTTAAAATCGTTGTTTTTGATATTAATGAACCAGATAATATTTATAAGGCAGCACATGGTAATGCTCGTTCAACGATTGTTACAGGAGGGAAAAAATAA
- a CDS encoding integrase, whose product MKYIINISNLSDLQAKLQDFLSKNYQNKYYKRIKTKIFAYINLCKEFFLKTKLLLKDLIKKYFKNKFSTFYYWAKKILVAYANNNFEDLLLKSTVPNNINYQYSNDVRENICDLYFEYSDKRAGGVLSLYYNLKKGIHGEELKNKAPKNLKTFFRWLKKDKRWLKIKNKIKEIKRQHPRYEVKELGLLQMDAKYFMPSKFPVDKKYYVYDFIDERIRGVFGYIYDKLCTENAIDAVKRAISDFKKIFGIKITRIRTDNGSEFINSHRNNQKSSVKETTFTQFLTDKNILHQTTPVRSPQSNGKIERFHQNYTKLFVFDEKILDAVGLQNKLNDYYYFYNFERVHKSLNFQTPFEFLTNLTK is encoded by the coding sequence ATGAAATATATTATTAATATCTCTAATTTAAGCGATTTACAAGCAAAATTGCAAGATTTTTTAAGTAAAAACTATCAAAATAAATACTATAAAAGAATAAAAACAAAAATATTTGCATATATTAATTTATGTAAGGAGTTTTTTCTTAAAACCAAGTTGTTATTAAAAGATTTAATTAAAAAATATTTTAAAAATAAATTTTCAACTTTTTATTATTGAGCAAAGAAAATTTTAGTTGCATATGCAAATAATAATTTTGAAGATTTATTATTAAAATCAACAGTTCCTAATAATATTAATTATCAATATAGTAATGATGTTCGTGAAAATATCTGTGATTTATATTTTGAATATTCTGATAAACGTGCTGGTGGTGTTTTGTCATTGTATTATAATTTAAAAAAAGGAATTCACGGAGAAGAATTAAAAAATAAAGCACCTAAAAATTTAAAAACATTTTTTCGTTGACTTAAAAAAGATAAGCGTTGATTAAAAATAAAAAATAAAATTAAAGAAATTAAAAGACAACATCCAAGATATGAAGTAAAAGAATTAGGATTATTACAAATGGATGCTAAATATTTTATGCCAAGTAAATTTCCAGTTGATAAAAAGTATTATGTTTATGATTTTATTGATGAAAGAATTAGAGGAGTATTCGGTTATATTTATGATAAATTATGCACTGAGAATGCTATTGATGCCGTTAAAAGAGCAATCAGTGATTTTAAAAAAATATTTGGTATTAAAATAACACGGATTAGAACTGATAACGGTTCTGAATTTATTAATAGTCATCGGAATAATCAAAAAAGTAGCGTTAAAGAAACTACTTTTACTCAATTTTTAACAGATAAAAATATTTTACATCAAACAACACCTGTTCGTTCTCCGCAGTCAAACGGTAAAATTGAAAGATTTCATCAAAATTATACTAAGTTATTTGTATTTGATGAAAAAATATTGGATGCAGTTGGTTTACAAAATAAATTAAATGATTACTATTATTTTTATAATTTTGAAAGAGTACATAAATCTTTAAACTTTCAGACACCATTTGAATTTTTAACTAATTTAACTAAATAA
- a CDS encoding Spiroplasmavirus-related protein: protein MIKLVLLVAAIAIFGTGFITVIINQLTSAKNIIMDLYNSDTWLLSIFGKMAILFSHPLMLTISSLYIIGFIISKTLYS, encoded by the coding sequence ATGATTAAGTTGGTTTTATTAGTAGCGGCAATCGCTATATTTGGAACTGGTTTTATTACAGTTATTATTAATCAGTTGACATCAGCAAAAAATATTATTATGGATTTATATAATTCTGATACTTGGTTGTTATCTATTTTTGGTAAAATGGCGATTTTATTTAGTCATCCGTTAATGTTAACAATATCAAGTTTATATATTATTGGTTTTATTATTTCAAAAACATTATATAGTTAG
- a CDS encoding Spiroplasmavirus-related protein yields the protein MINFVKKNQNIANYFIRKELIVFETDKASFINLPNHNRHIGFWLSNKFIYSSEKHSDQVAIGLIYDNSYRIVKYDENLKQHDWKYLTGTELINLYNQYKQNYFMRMHKALFQNEPKKVKTNNNNNLINWNDEKVEQLIRDLEEL from the coding sequence TTGATTAATTTTGTTAAGAAAAATCAAAATATAGCAAATTATTTTATTCGTAAAGAGTTGATAGTTTTTGAAACAGATAAAGCAAGTTTTATAAATTTACCTAATCATAATCGCCATATTGGTTTTTGATTGAGTAATAAATTTATTTATTCGAGTGAAAAACATTCTGATCAAGTAGCAATCGGTTTGATTTATGATAATTCTTATCGCATTGTAAAATATGATGAAAATTTAAAACAACACGATTGAAAATATTTAACTGGAACAGAATTAATTAATTTATATAATCAATATAAACAAAATTATTTTATGCGTATGCATAAAGCATTATTTCAAAATGAACCTAAAAAAGTAAAAACAAATAACAACAATAATTTAATAAATTGAAATGACGAAAAAGTAGAACAATTAATTCGTGATTTGGAGGAATTATAA
- a CDS encoding Spiroplasmavirus-related protein codes for MTLQQNHQSQQTEEKTRTKRSVETGINETDFINTMFLRSTFFENWSDTNYFINPTLKTSKSLTYNDKWYLDFLKDSYSTGVSYDKPSYKFMDLYKNWDTYVKQYNINKFYDVDKKQFLRELTNFIYSFANKYNLTQMLNKLKTNINDLQTVNLIEDNWKLITDYNSFENNVDNKYYFQKNYNR; via the coding sequence ATGACATTACAACAAAACCATCAATCACAACAAACAGAAGAAAAAACAAGAACAAAGCGAAGTGTAGAAACTGGTATAAATGAAACTGATTTTATTAATACGATGTTTTTACGCAGCACTTTTTTTGAAAATTGAAGTGATACCAATTATTTTATTAATCCTACTTTAAAAACATCAAAATCATTAACTTATAACGATAAATGATACTTAGATTTTTTAAAGGATAGTTATTCAACTGGTGTTTCTTATGATAAACCTAGTTATAAATTTATGGATTTATATAAAAATTGAGATACTTATGTTAAACAATATAACATTAATAAATTTTATGATGTTGATAAAAAACAATTTTTAAGAGAATTAACTAATTTTATTTATTCATTTGCAAATAAATATAATTTAACGCAAATGTTAAATAAATTAAAAACAAATATAAATGATTTACAAACAGTTAATTTAATTGAAGATAATTGAAAATTAATTACCGATTATAATTCTTTTGAAAATAATGTTGATAATAAATATTATTTTCAAAAGAATTATAATCGGTAA
- a CDS encoding undecaprenyl pyrophosphate synthase has translation MKIPQHIAIILDGNGRWATKQGLERTVGHEEGAKRIKDVALKANALGVKYLTIYCFSTENWKRNAQEVTYLMAMPERLLNNKQVNNFKNENIVLNHIGRRTKMPPKTLAAINHAILQTKDNNGMVLTFAFDYGAIEELLTAINQMLVKKLTSIDEKTLFQHLYTADLPDVDLMIRCGGEQRLSNFLLLQNRYAELYFTKAFWPEFDENALTAAILDYNNRNRRFGGIENDEQSGR, from the coding sequence ATGAAAATACCACAACATATTGCAATTATTTTAGATGGTAATGGTCGTTGGGCAACTAAGCAAGGGTTAGAACGAACAGTTGGACATGAAGAAGGAGCAAAACGAATTAAAGATGTAGCACTAAAAGCAAATGCTCTTGGTGTTAAGTATTTAACTATTTATTGTTTTTCAACTGAAAATTGAAAACGAAATGCACAAGAAGTTACTTATTTAATGGCAATGCCAGAACGATTATTAAATAATAAACAAGTTAATAATTTTAAGAATGAGAATATTGTTTTAAATCATATTGGTCGCCGTACAAAAATGCCACCAAAAACATTAGCAGCAATTAATCATGCTATTTTACAAACAAAAGATAATAATGGAATGGTGTTAACATTTGCTTTTGACTATGGAGCGATTGAAGAATTATTAACAGCAATTAATCAAATGCTAGTTAAAAAATTAACAAGCATTGATGAAAAAACATTATTTCAACATTTATATACTGCAGATTTACCTGATGTTGATTTAATGATTCGATGTGGTGGTGAACAACGTTTAAGTAATTTTTTGTTATTGCAAAATCGTTATGCTGAATTATATTTTACCAAAGCATTTTGACCAGAATTTGATGAAAATGCTTTAACTGCAGCAATATTAGATTATAATAATAGAAATAGAAGATTTGGAGGAATTGAAAATGATGAACAATCAGGAAGATAA
- a CDS encoding 1-deoxy-D-xylulose 5-phosphate reductoisomerase, producing MQNIIIFGASGNIGQQALQIIESNPNDFQITAVSIYHNVPTLIKILEKHPTIRIVHLGDETQQAILTAQYPNITFVTGETGINAMLAAFPTALVLNAISGFAGLYPTLQTLYGKNRTLLLANKESLVVAGDLINSLLTKNNNQLYPIDSEHCAIFQCLEQTNPCSEIILTASGGMFANKTLTDLKTIDEQQALQHPTWKMGQNITIDSSTMVNKGLEIIEAYHLFKTSKITVVLHPQAILHSAVQYADYSIIGQLSKPSMLQVLNYFLYYPTRKNSSFLKPLNFEELITLTFQKADLSRWKALQLAYRCLNENNSLAIAFNAANEELRSLFVVGKIKFYQIVDYIEYFMDQIKPQKLVNYREIKELNDIIKRDIINYFSEK from the coding sequence ATGCAAAATATTATTATTTTTGGCGCTTCTGGGAATATTGGTCAACAAGCGTTACAAATTATTGAATCAAATCCAAATGATTTTCAAATTACAGCTGTTAGTATTTATCATAATGTTCCAACTCTAATTAAGATTTTAGAAAAGCATCCCACAATCAGGATTGTTCATCTTGGTGATGAAACCCAACAAGCTATTTTAACAGCACAATATCCAAATATAACTTTTGTAACCGGAGAAACGGGAATTAATGCAATGTTAGCTGCTTTTCCTACAGCTTTAGTTTTAAATGCAATTAGTGGTTTTGCAGGATTATACCCAACATTACAAACTTTATATGGAAAAAATCGTACTTTATTATTAGCAAATAAAGAATCATTAGTAGTGGCAGGGGATTTAATTAACAGTTTATTAACAAAAAATAATAATCAATTATATCCAATTGATTCTGAACATTGTGCTATTTTTCAATGTTTAGAGCAAACCAATCCGTGTTCAGAAATTATTTTAACAGCTTCGGGAGGGATGTTTGCTAATAAAACATTAACTGATTTAAAAACGATTGATGAGCAACAAGCATTACAACATCCAACTTGAAAGATGGGACAAAATATTACCATTGATTCTTCAACAATGGTGAACAAAGGATTGGAAATTATTGAAGCTTATCATTTATTTAAAACTTCGAAAATTACTGTTGTTTTACATCCACAAGCTATTTTACATTCTGCCGTACAATATGCAGATTATTCAATTATTGGCCAATTATCAAAGCCTTCAATGTTACAAGTTTTAAATTATTTTTTATATTATCCAACTCGAAAGAATAGTTCTTTCTTAAAACCATTAAATTTTGAGGAATTAATAACTTTAACATTTCAAAAAGCTGATTTATCACGTTGAAAAGCACTACAGTTAGCCTATCGTTGTTTGAATGAAAATAATTCATTAGCAATTGCTTTTAATGCAGCAAACGAAGAATTACGTTCTCTTTTTGTAGTTGGAAAAATTAAGTTTTATCAAATTGTGGATTATATTGAATATTTTATGGACCAAATTAAGCCACAAAAATTAGTTAATTATCGTGAAATCAAAGAATTAAATGATATCATTAAAAGAGATATTATTAATTATTTTTCTGAAAAATAA